CGCGTTCGGCTACAGCCGCTACGTCATCACCGGCGGCTCGATGACCGGCACCTACGACAAGGGCTCGGTCGTCTTCGAGAAGCCGGTGGCCGTCGGCGACCTGCAGGTCGGCGACGTCATCACCTACATGCCCCCGCCGGACTCGGGGGTCCCGCACCTGGTCACCCACCGCATCCTGCGGATGGAGCCGGCCGACGGCGGAGGTGTCCTGTTCACCACCCAGGGCGACGCCAACCCCGACCCCGACCCGTGGCACTTCAAGCTGGTGGACACCTCGCAGCCCGTGGTGCAGTTCGGCGTCCCGCAGGCCGGTTGGGTCTTCATCGCCCTGGCCGATCGCGACCTCCGCATGGTCGTGATCGGCGGTCCGGCCGCCCTTGTCGCTCTGCTGGCGCTCGCCGAGCTGGTCGGCGCGCTGCGCGAGCGGAGGAAGGGCACCACACCCCGAGGTGTCCCCGCGACCGTCCCCTCGCAGAGAACCCCTGCGCCGGACACCGTCCCCGTCTGACCGGCCCACTGTTCCCCCGCCCCCGTGCTGCTCCCCCCGCGCACGGGGGCGGTGGCCGTCTCCGGCGCGACGCCGAAGCTGTTGCCCAGCCGTGGGTCTGGACCCTCTCGTTGTTGCCAGCCTGTGGGGCGCCACTTCCTACCGTTGAACCTGTCGCAC
This genomic window from Nocardioides marmoribigeumensis contains:
- a CDS encoding signal peptidase I — protein: MRAEQKPRPTGVRRVARWGGNLAILLVIAACATWILPSAFGYSRYVITGGSMTGTYDKGSVVFEKPVAVGDLQVGDVITYMPPPDSGVPHLVTHRILRMEPADGGGVLFTTQGDANPDPDPWHFKLVDTSQPVVQFGVPQAGWVFIALADRDLRMVVIGGPAALVALLALAELVGALRERRKGTTPRGVPATVPSQRTPAPDTVPV